One genomic window of Oligoflexia bacterium includes the following:
- a CDS encoding hybrid sensor histidine kinase/response regulator translates to MQHIILVVDDEKDIIDSLERQFRKQYKILKATSGIDALRILNQESVHLILSDQRMPEMTGVQLFERAQKLQPDAIRILLTGYTDVESVIAAINNGQIYRYITKPWDPIDLDIIVKKALETFDLKFELKEKNKKLEQALEELKSLDQAKSHFMLLIGHELRTPLTTISSFTELLLEENLKDDVKKYVSRISQGTNRLSEIIFDVLDLLGAETGQTKLNKSKSNLSELINNTTDEFKDLVKKRSLKIKSNLKANNAFYDSTVIKKVFKKILHNALKFSTENSEVIISTSDDKDGVTLKITNDGAPISQSKIQQILKPFTLDEDIMNHSQGLGLGLSVCQSLLKHHGSLLVVDSHGNQTSVGFHLRTNA, encoded by the coding sequence ATGCAACACATTATTCTCGTCGTCGACGACGAAAAGGACATCATTGATTCTCTTGAGCGCCAATTTCGTAAGCAATATAAAATTTTAAAGGCCACCTCAGGAATCGACGCCCTTCGTATTTTAAATCAAGAATCGGTTCACCTCATTTTAAGTGACCAGCGCATGCCTGAAATGACTGGTGTTCAACTTTTTGAACGAGCCCAAAAACTTCAACCTGATGCTATTCGAATTTTATTAACCGGCTATACAGATGTGGAATCTGTCATTGCCGCAATTAACAATGGTCAAATTTATCGATACATTACTAAACCTTGGGACCCAATTGATTTAGATATTATCGTCAAAAAAGCACTTGAGACTTTTGATTTAAAATTTGAACTCAAAGAGAAAAATAAAAAATTAGAACAAGCCCTTGAAGAACTCAAAAGCCTTGATCAGGCAAAAAGTCATTTTATGTTACTCATAGGGCATGAGCTTAGAACTCCGCTGACTACAATTTCTTCTTTCACTGAACTTTTGTTAGAGGAAAATCTCAAAGATGATGTTAAAAAATATGTTTCTCGAATATCGCAAGGCACAAATCGTTTGAGTGAAATAATTTTTGATGTTTTAGATCTTTTAGGTGCAGAAACGGGCCAGACAAAACTGAATAAATCTAAATCAAATTTGAGTGAATTAATTAATAACACAACAGATGAGTTTAAAGATTTGGTTAAAAAAAGATCATTAAAAATAAAATCAAATCTAAAAGCAAATAATGCTTTTTACGATTCTACTGTGATTAAAAAGGTATTTAAAAAAATTCTGCACAATGCTTTGAAATTTTCGACTGAGAATAGCGAAGTGATCATTTCAACAAGCGATGATAAAGATGGTGTAACTTTAAAAATAACAAATGACGGCGCACCTATTTCTCAATCTAAAATTCAGCAGATCCTAAAGCCCTTTACACTTGACGAAGACATCATGAATCACAGCCAAGGTTTGGGCCTCGGACTTTCTGTTTGCCAAAGCCTCCTTAAACACCATGGCTCGCTCTTAGTTGTTGATTCCCATGGGAATCAGACGTCCGTCGGATTTCACCTCCGGACAAATGCCTAA
- the folD gene encoding bifunctional methylenetetrahydrofolate dehydrogenase/methenyltetrahydrofolate cyclohydrolase FolD produces the protein MLLLDGRAVAKQVKEEVAKDSARFKQKYKRSPQLAVVSVGDDPASKIYLRNKEKACAEVGIQSLRFALDKEENQEELDSLITRLNTDTEVNGILVQLPMPKHFSVEAVLNAMNPLKDSDGFHPENLGLLLSGRPRVKPCTPFGVMRILEHYKIQVSGKNAVVIGRSNIVGKPMAQLLLAADASVTMCHSKTKDIKRFTKDADIVVVAAGQPEMFDASYFGSHTCVIDVGMHHIDGKMMGDVDFKSCEGKVAALSPVPGGVGQMTVAMLLKNTVDLAFHQEAHRLL, from the coding sequence ATGCTCCTGCTGGATGGACGCGCGGTTGCTAAACAAGTTAAAGAAGAAGTCGCAAAAGATTCTGCGCGCTTCAAACAAAAATATAAGCGCTCACCACAATTGGCGGTCGTATCTGTTGGTGATGACCCTGCCTCAAAAATATATCTGCGAAATAAAGAAAAAGCCTGCGCTGAGGTGGGAATACAATCTTTGAGATTCGCTTTAGATAAAGAAGAAAATCAAGAAGAGCTTGATTCACTAATCACACGCCTCAATACTGACACCGAAGTTAACGGCATACTTGTTCAACTTCCCATGCCTAAACATTTTAGCGTTGAAGCAGTTCTTAATGCGATGAATCCACTTAAAGATAGCGATGGTTTTCACCCAGAAAATTTAGGGCTATTACTTTCAGGGCGCCCAAGAGTGAAGCCGTGTACACCTTTTGGCGTTATGCGTATCCTTGAGCACTACAAAATTCAAGTCAGTGGCAAAAACGCTGTGGTCATTGGTCGATCAAACATCGTCGGTAAACCTATGGCCCAACTTTTATTAGCAGCTGACGCTTCAGTTACGATGTGTCACTCCAAAACCAAAGACATCAAACGATTTACTAAAGATGCAGACATCGTTGTTGTGGCAGCGGGTCAGCCAGAAATGTTTGACGCCAGTTATTTTGGTTCACACACATGTGTCATTGATGTGGGAATGCATCACATCGATGGCAAAATGATGGGTGATGTGGATTTTAAATCTTGTGAAGGTAAAGTTGCCGCCCTGAGCCCTGTGCCCGGAGGTGTTGGGCAAATGACCGTGGCCATGCTACTGAAAAATACTGTGGATTTAGCTTTTCACCAAGAAGCACACAGACTTTTATGA
- a CDS encoding methylenetetrahydrofolate reductase, producing MTFQEALLAGKKVITAEVTPPHGTDLEHFYKSARLFKPYVHALNVTDNQRALMRMSGLACSALLVREGIEPIYQLTCRDRNILGLQSDILGAKGLGIKNILALTGDPVAAGDTPDAKGVFQVEAVGLLNLINKMNIGTDLNGKELKGKLGLFPGAVVNPGGRAMEPQIRRMEKKIKAGAQFFQTQIVYNRTLMEEFMKKVRPFGTKVLAGILLVRSIKTAQFLHDKVPGIFVPDELFKRLSDAKDPSEEGIKFASELVRDYLDMCDGVHLIAIKNEELIIEVLNRAGIGKLNE from the coding sequence ATGACCTTTCAAGAAGCACTCCTGGCGGGTAAGAAAGTCATCACTGCTGAAGTTACTCCTCCTCACGGAACAGACCTTGAGCACTTTTACAAAAGTGCAAGGCTCTTTAAACCCTACGTGCATGCACTCAATGTCACTGATAATCAACGAGCACTTATGCGTATGAGTGGCCTGGCCTGCTCCGCACTTTTAGTGCGTGAAGGCATTGAACCAATTTATCAACTTACTTGTCGTGATCGAAATATTTTAGGTCTTCAATCTGATATTTTAGGTGCTAAGGGGCTTGGAATAAAAAACATTCTTGCTCTCACTGGCGACCCCGTAGCTGCAGGTGATACTCCCGATGCTAAAGGAGTTTTTCAGGTAGAGGCCGTTGGTCTACTAAACCTTATTAATAAAATGAATATAGGAACAGATCTTAACGGTAAAGAACTCAAAGGCAAACTGGGTTTATTTCCGGGGGCAGTGGTGAATCCGGGTGGACGAGCCATGGAACCACAAATTCGTCGCATGGAAAAAAAGATTAAAGCCGGTGCCCAGTTTTTTCAGACACAAATTGTTTATAATCGAACTTTGATGGAAGAATTTATGAAAAAGGTTCGTCCATTTGGAACAAAAGTTCTTGCTGGTATTTTATTAGTGCGTTCAATTAAAACAGCGCAATTTCTCCATGACAAGGTCCCTGGTATTTTTGTTCCCGATGAACTTTTTAAAAGACTTTCAGATGCGAAGGATCCAAGTGAAGAAGGAATTAAATTTGCCTCTGAGCTTGTGCGCGATTACTTAGATATGTGCGATGGTGTTCATTTGATTGCTATTAAAAATGAAGAACTCATCATTGAAGTTTTAAATAGAGCGGGAATCGGAAAATTAAATGAGTGA